The genomic interval GTGAAGGTATGTTGTTGATGGTTTTAGATACATATATACTTTAGTTGGATTTTTGTTCATGTCTCGACCTTTGGTGGGATTTTTTTAAGGTACGATTTGATTCACACAAACCTCTGAGTcgttaacatataatttatgcTAGTTGAGTTAAGTCCACTTTGACCATTCACAGCCTTGAAAAACATTAGTATGATATGGTAGTAAAGCGGATTTGATAgctatattttagtttattattgtaattttttaaaaataagttgagCTTACCTATTTAagttttagaaacaaaaatactttttttcccAACAAGATGATAGCCCAATGGGTATAAACTTATGTTATCAAGCTCAACTTgcctaaaagaattaaaacgATGGTAAATAACTGTGAGCAAAGAAGCCCAAtttatgcaaataaataatagaaaacAAGGTAATGTTCAATActtatttggtttttgtttttggttttcaatgcttattttctaaataaataaaaaaaaaaaaatacaatgcTTTCGTAAGTGGTGAattatttgaattcttaaccaatttTAAGAAAACAAATGCATGTTAGTTTTCAAGACCAAGTTAAAAGCATTTATAAAAtgtagaaaaaaattaataggtAGAGATAATGtttataagattaattttttaaaaattaaaaacaaaaatctcatttgaaaacaatttaatttttaaaatgtgttttttCTTACAACTTCTTTACCATagttttaaattccaaaaatgacgtttttaaaaagaaaattattttaaatgataaaactgttgaaaatatttataaatgatagtaaaatatcacaatgTATTTGTGATAGACCACGATAAAGTATTATCTGTGTTTATCATGACACATATAGACACAAATAGTAGTTTATCATAGATAGACagtgaaattttattatatttataaatattttagttcgttttcttatatttgaaacaaatctttttaaaaactagGTTTTTTTCCTCTCTCCAGAACTTGGTTTAGATTTTTAAACGACTCTTAAAAAGTAATAACAGTACAAGATAATCAATAGGTAACATTAGTGTTTTTaagcttggtttttaaaaacattatcaAACAAGCttcttgtttgataactatatgattttttgaaaaaaaaaaattgcctgTAATTCTTTACCATGGTTCtcatctttttttattaaagaagCATGTGAACTcatatctaaattaaaaaacaaaactgtCAAAAACCATTTTCTTGGTTTTCAAAGCTTTggcttgaattttgaaaacactTCAAAAgagtaaataacaaaacataGGAACTCTTAGGTAGGCATCAAAATCTATAAGCTTaacttttcaaaaacaaaactaaaattgaaaagtgAACTCGTTATCAAATGACGCCTACATCATTATCAAATGGGTCCATGGGCCTAAGATTAATATTTCTAATTTATGTATTATTGTATGCTTTCTGTTTTGTTTtccttcaaattttaatttggttttgTGTGTTGAGGATGCCACAGAATCCTGAGATTAAGCCGTTGACTGATCTCGACCCTGAAACTATACAACGAATGCTCCTCGAGATGCCACTTTGGGTGAAAAATCCTGATTATGATCGTGTAAGTAAATAATATGGAAAATAGTAAATAGGgagtttttggaatttttcattgTGTTCTTGGATTTGGCTAACAATTTTTTTGTATCCTTTTTCCTATAGATGGATTGGCTAAATatgtttattgaatatatgtggCCTTATATTGATAAGgtacttattttatttcttttcttttcttttacttttttatcattttagtttgttacatttttttgttcttcattCTGCTTATAATACTTCCTCTCTGGCTCAGGCAATTGCCAAGACAGTAAGAAATGTTGTTAAGCCTATAATTGCTGAGGAAATTCCCAAGTATAAGATCCATTCCGTTGAAATCCAAGAGCTCACGCTCGGGTCGCTCTCGCCTACTCTTCAAGGTTTTCGAATAATTTGCTTAACTCCTTCTCTCTGCTCCTTTTTAAATGGAAATGAAACTTGGTATGGCTTTAAGGATACTCACTCCAATGctagaaaaatctcaaaacaaaCACCTATATGAGAGCTGAATGACGAAGCCAATCGATGGCGGGGAAAAGTGCTTGGTCCTGTAGCCTTTTACTCCTCTAAGTGCATGTTCGAgaatgattttgaaatggttGAAATCATTTTTATCACATTTAAAATCACTCCAGAATACATCTTTAATCATTCATAATCAATTCAATgttcaattttacacttttaatcgcATTTTTCGTActactaaaattgattttaaatgattaaaagtaTTTCTtttagtgattttgaaaatgacaaaaatgattttaaccattctagaatcactcccaaacatgtCAAAAACACTCTTACGTTTGTCGACGGGTCGTCCACAAGGTTATTAATTAAGCTAAAATATCTGCCTGAACGTCATGATGACGAATTAGTCCTGGGAGAGTTGGTGTTTGCTGCAAAGATCTTTTAACTCGACTTTGTTCTTAACAGGTATGAAAGTCTATGAGATGCATGAAAAGGAGTTGATATTGGAACCTGCAATTAAATGGGCAGGAAATCCCAATATCATGGTTGCAATTAGAACCTTTGGATTAAAAGCCACTGTTCAGGTAACTATACATTTTTGGACCAAGGAAATGTTTGTGAGAACAAGTTCTTATCTTCACCCCCTTTTGCTTTTGTTGAAAGATGGTGGATCTGCAAGTTTTCACCGTGCCGCGGATTATCTTGAAGCCACTGGTTCCAAGTTTTCCTTGTTTTGCAAACATTTCTGTCTCTCTTATGGAAAAGGTTTGtgattgtttttagtttttttgagGAGCCTACAATGTTTTTATAGTCTTCACAACTAGTTTAATTTGAGAGCGCAATGTTGAGATTGTTTCCTCCGAAGGGTCTCGGTAGCGTTAAAAAAGTGTAGAAATTGCTAAGCTAAAAAATTGCTTATTTGTTTAGGCCCGATTCGACCTACATTTAAGTTTTGGAAATTAAGAATGCTGATATTTCTAAAGGAATTGTAaggaaacaaacaaaattttcaagatAGATTTTTCATCCTACAAGGCCTGAATTTCTAAGGAACCCTTTTTAGGTGCTAATCTTTGGTGCTATTTTCCTTTGAATTACTTGTTCTTTCTGTTAACTTTGCTGGTTAAACATAACTGTGATATCGGTGGAAGACGATTGTTCATTATGTGTTTTTCCATGTTTCTATTTCGACATCTCTATTGACAATATCTTGCACGGTTTGCAGCCACACATTGATTTTGGACTAAAGCTCATGGGGATAGACCTTATGTCAATACCCGGTCTTTATATGTTTGTCCAGGTACGATGAATCTCATCGATTTATCTATCTTGATTTTCATTTCCATCTCCCTCTCCCCATGTAAAGGATGGCCATTGAATCAACCAAGTGTTTAGCATTTATGCTTAATTTCACGAACACCTTTCTCTGACAGATCAAGCTTTATCTGTTGCATAGTTatgatttttctttctaaattgaATTTCTTAGGAGCGCATAAAAGATCAGATAGCAAGTATGTATCTATGGCCAAAGACTCTAAAAATACAAATTCTTGACTCGGCCAAGTATGTGTTAATCCTCCTTGTGAAATTTATTGAAGATTTCTTTCTATATttggattaaattaattgactatataattaactttatagaGCCTATAAGAAGCCTGTGGGAATTCTTCATGTGAAAGTTGTGAAGGCAATGAACCTTagaaaaaaagatcttttaggtGCATCAGATCCATATCTGAAACTAAAGCTCACCGACGACAAGTTACCTTCGAAGAAGACGTCCGTGAAGCACAATAATTTGAACCCCACATGGAATGAGGAGTTCAAGTTAGTCGTTAGAGATCCTCAATCCCAAGCCTTAGAGATCCATGTTTATGATTGGGAGAAGGTATTTTTTCTTACAACTTAAATAATGACTGTGTCCCGGTGGACGGGAACCGAAAGTATAGCCTTGTATCTCTGAAAA from Benincasa hispida cultivar B227 chromosome 10, ASM972705v1, whole genome shotgun sequence carries:
- the LOC120088557 gene encoding synaptotagmin-1-like encodes the protein MGFLNALWSTCGFFVGISVGLIAGYFFFIYFKPSDVKNPEIKPLTDLDPETIQRMLLEMPLWVKNPDYDRMDWLNMFIEYMWPYIDKAIAKTVRNVVKPIIAEEIPKYKIHSVEIQELTLGSLSPTLQGMKVYEMHEKELILEPAIKWAGNPNIMVAIRTFGLKATVQMVDLQVFTVPRIILKPLVPSFPCFANISVSLMEKPHIDFGLKLMGIDLMSIPGLYMFVQERIKDQIASMYLWPKTLKIQILDSAKAYKKPVGILHVKVVKAMNLRKKDLLGASDPYLKLKLTDDKLPSKKTSVKHNNLNPTWNEEFKLVVRDPQSQALEIHVYDWEKIGKHDKMGINVVPLKDLPPDEVKILTLDLRKNIDSDGVENEKHRGQVVVELKYKPFKEEEIAKGFEEKHAVPKAPDGTPAGGGLLVVIIHEAEDVEGKHHTNPFVRIYFRGDKKKTKRVKKNRDPRWEEEFHFSLDEPPTKDKLHIEVISSSSKIGLLHPKECLGYVDISLSDVVANKRINEKYHLIDSKNGLIHVELQWRTSS